The following coding sequences are from one Phycisphaeraceae bacterium window:
- a CDS encoding PD-(D/E)XK nuclease family protein, which yields MSIRRVFLGRDQPLLAGAVDALEGMVAVGGGGLRAWDLTGLVVVVPSDRARRQLLGRLAGRARERGCVVMPPELVAPQVLLRKLAVVEGREATAWQSVVAWWSVLRGAEAGLLGTLVRERAGEDREVTCLRLARRLAKASGDLVLDGLSFRALPGLLEAVGVDVPVPERYEALAELEGRYLERLAGEGLVDGWHGLAEAARGGPLRLWRTVVLLGVLDPRPVLAGLLSDVEDEVVALVWGDEGEDGEAFDVLGAVRPEAWAERGLDVEEGRLRFVEDAEDQVLAVVEAIEGVAEGDGVAADDVTVVAADGDLSEPIRAGLSLAGVRAAIVGSRGLAASGPAVLLGQLARFVETRGVDDLAVLVRHPDLDGYLRGVVGGDGDWAGLLDIYADEAFHRRLGSVWVGDDEVIARVKALYEAVMGLVSVEAGEERRLEGWVEVLRGVLRAVYGAREVEVGSVLAEEVEGLLDELDAVASLGQLAEGVPEVGFVEAVDWVLGGAEGAAVGLAGDEAAVPIVGVLEMAFDGAGVLVVAGLNEGSFPARPGVEPLLPMSVRKRLSLDAGEMREARDRWALEVAVRCRREVTLIAAGRSVNREPLLPSLVLLGGDRETRVVRLRRFLEEREHPAERLRLGEPGGAHRFLMIPPGREGVVLRRLGVTAFRDYLMCPYRFYLKYVEKLTAVEEEGDELGAARFGTLTHDVLKWLAEVDAKERGSLLRVERLLEGALEAEAAKRFGDDRSVAQRIQLESLRARLSAVARVQVSRWAAGWEIVAAERKLELPLEVDGEAVVVSGRIDRIDRHPEFGWQVLDYKTFGKITRKNEARGRHHTRDLVWSDLQLPLYLDLVRHSMVGVDEAVDAGYWILPGASSADVGGHVHLAGWDGEELASARVVRDEVVRRIVGGLFWPPGDLPVFEDGLAGLCGDGAADRAGLIARTTALMGGGA from the coding sequence ATGTCGATTCGCAGGGTTTTTTTGGGCCGTGACCAGCCGTTGTTGGCCGGGGCGGTGGATGCGCTGGAGGGGATGGTTGCGGTGGGTGGTGGTGGGCTGAGGGCGTGGGATCTGACGGGGCTGGTGGTGGTGGTGCCGAGTGATCGGGCGCGACGGCAGTTGCTGGGTCGTCTGGCGGGCCGTGCGCGGGAGCGGGGTTGTGTGGTGATGCCGCCTGAGCTGGTGGCGCCGCAGGTGTTGCTGCGGAAGCTGGCGGTGGTGGAGGGTCGTGAGGCGACGGCTTGGCAGTCGGTGGTGGCGTGGTGGTCGGTGTTGCGGGGGGCTGAGGCGGGGTTGCTGGGGACGCTGGTGCGTGAGCGGGCGGGTGAGGATCGGGAGGTGACGTGTTTGCGGTTGGCGCGGCGGCTGGCGAAGGCTTCGGGTGATCTGGTGCTGGATGGTTTGAGTTTTCGGGCGTTGCCGGGGCTGCTGGAGGCGGTGGGTGTGGATGTGCCGGTGCCGGAGCGGTATGAGGCGTTGGCCGAGTTGGAGGGGCGGTATCTCGAGAGGCTGGCGGGTGAGGGGTTGGTGGATGGTTGGCATGGTTTGGCGGAGGCGGCGCGGGGTGGTCCGCTGCGGCTGTGGCGGACGGTGGTGCTGCTGGGGGTGCTTGATCCGAGGCCGGTGCTGGCGGGGTTGTTGAGTGATGTGGAGGATGAGGTGGTGGCGCTGGTGTGGGGTGATGAGGGTGAGGATGGCGAGGCCTTTGATGTGTTGGGTGCGGTTCGGCCGGAGGCGTGGGCGGAGCGAGGGTTGGATGTGGAGGAGGGCCGGCTGCGGTTTGTGGAGGATGCGGAGGATCAGGTGTTGGCGGTGGTGGAGGCGATTGAGGGCGTGGCGGAGGGCGATGGGGTTGCTGCGGATGATGTGACGGTGGTGGCGGCGGATGGTGATTTGAGTGAGCCGATCCGGGCGGGGTTGTCGTTGGCGGGGGTGCGGGCTGCGATCGTGGGGTCGCGGGGTTTGGCGGCGAGTGGTCCGGCGGTTTTGCTGGGGCAGCTAGCGCGGTTTGTGGAGACGCGGGGTGTTGATGATCTGGCGGTGCTGGTGCGGCATCCTGATCTGGATGGGTATCTGCGGGGGGTGGTGGGGGGTGATGGGGATTGGGCGGGTTTGCTGGATATCTATGCGGATGAGGCGTTTCATAGGCGTTTGGGGTCGGTGTGGGTGGGGGATGATGAGGTGATTGCGCGGGTGAAAGCGTTGTATGAGGCGGTGATGGGGTTGGTGTCGGTTGAGGCGGGGGAGGAGAGGCGGTTGGAGGGTTGGGTTGAGGTGTTGCGCGGGGTGTTGCGGGCTGTGTATGGGGCGCGTGAGGTTGAGGTGGGGTCGGTGTTGGCGGAGGAGGTGGAGGGGTTGTTGGACGAGTTGGATGCGGTGGCGAGTCTGGGTCAGTTGGCGGAGGGTGTGCCTGAGGTGGGGTTTGTAGAGGCGGTGGATTGGGTGCTGGGGGGAGCGGAAGGTGCGGCGGTGGGTTTGGCGGGTGATGAGGCGGCGGTGCCGATTGTGGGTGTGTTGGAGATGGCGTTTGATGGGGCGGGTGTGCTGGTGGTGGCGGGGTTGAATGAGGGGTCGTTTCCGGCGCGGCCGGGGGTGGAGCCGTTGCTGCCTATGTCGGTAAGGAAGCGGTTGAGTTTGGATGCGGGTGAGATGCGCGAGGCGCGGGATCGGTGGGCGTTGGAGGTGGCGGTGCGGTGTCGTCGGGAGGTGACGCTGATTGCGGCGGGGCGTTCGGTGAATCGGGAGCCGTTGTTGCCGAGTCTGGTGTTGCTGGGTGGCGATCGGGAGACGCGGGTGGTGCGGCTGCGGCGGTTTCTAGAAGAGCGGGAGCATCCGGCGGAGCGGTTGCGGTTGGGTGAGCCGGGTGGGGCGCATCGGTTTTTGATGATCCCGCCTGGGCGTGAGGGGGTGGTGTTGCGGCGGTTGGGGGTGACGGCGTTTCGAGATTATCTGATGTGTCCGTACCGGTTTTACCTGAAGTATGTGGAGAAGCTCACGGCGGTGGAGGAGGAGGGGGATGAGCTGGGGGCTGCGCGGTTTGGGACGCTGACGCATGATGTGTTGAAGTGGTTAGCGGAGGTGGATGCGAAGGAGCGGGGGAGTTTGTTGCGGGTGGAGCGGTTGCTTGAGGGGGCGTTGGAGGCTGAGGCGGCGAAGCGGTTTGGAGATGATCGGTCGGTGGCGCAGCGGATTCAGTTGGAGAGTCTGCGGGCTCGGCTGTCGGCGGTGGCGCGGGTGCAGGTGTCGCGGTGGGCGGCGGGTTGGGAGATTGTGGCGGCGGAGCGGAAGCTGGAGTTGCCGTTGGAGGTGGACGGGGAGGCGGTGGTGGTTTCGGGGCGGATTGATCGGATTGATCGTCACCCGGAGTTTGGTTGGCAGGTGCTGGATTACAAGACGTTTGGGAAGATCACGCGGAAGAATGAGGCGCGGGGTCGTCATCACACGCGGGATTTGGTGTGGTCGGATTTGCAGCTGCCGTTGTATCTGGATCTGGTCAGGCATTCGATGGTGGGTGTGGATGAGGCGGTGGATGCGGGGTACTGGATTTTGCCGGGTGCGTCGTCGGCGGATGTTGGGGGGCATGTGCATCTGGCGGGGTGGGATGGGGAGGAGTTGGCGTCGGCGCGGGTGGTTCGGGATGAGGTGGTGCGGAGGATTGTGGGTGGGTTGTTCTGGCCGCCTGGGGATTTGCCGGTGTTTGAGGATGGGTTGGCGGGTTTGTGTGGTGATGGTGCGGCGGATCGTGCGGGGTTGATTGCGCGGACGACGGCGTTGATGGGGGGTGGGGCGTGA
- a CDS encoding Fe(2+)-trafficking protein: protein MSNIDERIAQWERMAAEAPDDMAYLSLGNAYKEAERLQDAVVAYQKAIDLNDGMSRAYQQLGHSLIKLNQKDQAATILTKGYTVAAARGDVMPQKAIGSLLEQIDAPIPQVEDASAKKAQVESSGKMVLDRRAGQPQPRLADPPMRGPIGRFIFDHFGQITWNEWIGQGTKVINELRLDFSNPAHQDLYEQHMLEWLQVSREEIDAYNQENATSDA from the coding sequence ATGAGCAACATCGACGAACGCATCGCCCAGTGGGAACGCATGGCCGCCGAAGCACCCGACGACATGGCCTACCTCAGCCTCGGCAACGCCTACAAAGAAGCCGAACGCCTCCAGGACGCCGTCGTCGCCTACCAGAAGGCCATCGACCTCAACGACGGCATGTCCCGCGCATACCAGCAGTTGGGACATTCCCTCATCAAACTCAACCAAAAAGACCAGGCCGCCACCATCCTCACCAAGGGCTACACCGTCGCCGCCGCCCGGGGCGACGTCATGCCCCAAAAAGCCATCGGCTCACTCCTCGAACAGATCGACGCACCCATCCCACAGGTCGAAGACGCCTCCGCCAAAAAAGCCCAGGTCGAGTCCTCCGGCAAAATGGTTCTCGACCGCCGCGCCGGCCAACCCCAGCCCCGACTCGCCGATCCACCCATGCGCGGGCCCATCGGCCGCTTCATCTTCGACCACTTCGGACAGATCACCTGGAACGAATGGATCGGCCAGGGCACCAAAGTCATCAACGAACTAAGACTCGACTTCTCCAACCCCGCCCACCAGGACCTCTACGAACAACACATGCTCGAATGGCTCCAGGTCTCCCGCGAAGAAATCGACGCCTACAACCAGGAAAACGCCACTTCTGACGCCTGA
- a CDS encoding serine hydrolase, which translates to MTHLLSSTTALLLISLTLTACASNNTTRAPASTRITSGWFSDVLINAPSTFGGLLVDPKAHRIQIIISEVVEHPDRPATINRHRFRVDDDYIYPASSIKVAAAVAALLEVQQIAEQSGLNITADTPLVLHPRKPDSAVRTRDDSNVANGTITLHHEIRKTLLVSSNEAYNRLYDFVGRDQLNQRMWDAGLTSFRLRHRLSDPGDQTYHRFTPRTDIILDQRAHTVPQRTATLPLTDNFKNLDLRLGQAHINNTGERINTPFDFSDKNHVSLEDLQDLIIMIARPDIDLGKPGFKLSDTHRALILDAMSIDPIDSPNPVYPRSRYQPGFADSPVLDGVARVVTRPAVMVIDKSGTAYGFKIENGYFFDRSTGTSFFLTATTYTNPNQTLNDNTYGYQTANAFMTDLGAAIAKKLWIATERQ; encoded by the coding sequence ATGACGCATCTCCTCTCATCAACAACCGCACTCCTCCTCATCTCACTCACTCTCACCGCCTGCGCGTCCAACAACACCACTCGCGCCCCCGCCAGCACCCGCATCACCTCCGGCTGGTTCTCCGATGTCCTCATCAACGCACCCTCCACCTTCGGCGGGCTCCTCGTCGACCCCAAAGCCCACCGCATCCAGATCATCATCTCAGAAGTTGTCGAACACCCCGACCGACCCGCCACCATCAACCGCCACCGCTTCCGCGTCGATGACGACTACATCTACCCCGCCAGCTCCATCAAGGTCGCCGCCGCCGTCGCCGCCCTCCTCGAAGTCCAACAAATCGCAGAGCAATCCGGCCTCAACATCACCGCCGACACACCCCTCGTCCTCCACCCACGCAAACCAGATAGCGCCGTCCGCACCCGCGACGACTCCAACGTCGCCAACGGCACCATCACCCTCCACCACGAAATCCGCAAAACACTCCTCGTCTCCTCCAACGAAGCCTACAACCGCCTCTACGACTTCGTCGGCCGCGATCAACTCAACCAACGCATGTGGGACGCCGGACTCACCTCCTTCCGCCTCCGCCACCGACTCTCCGACCCAGGCGACCAAACCTACCACCGCTTCACACCACGAACCGACATCATCCTCGACCAGCGCGCACACACAGTCCCACAGCGCACCGCCACCCTCCCGCTCACCGACAACTTCAAAAACCTCGACCTCCGCCTCGGCCAGGCCCACATCAACAACACCGGCGAACGCATCAACACCCCCTTCGACTTCTCCGACAAAAACCACGTCTCACTCGAAGACCTCCAAGACCTCATCATCATGATCGCCCGCCCCGATATCGACCTCGGCAAACCCGGATTCAAACTCTCCGACACCCACCGCGCCCTCATCCTCGACGCCATGTCCATCGACCCCATCGACTCTCCCAACCCCGTCTACCCCCGTTCACGCTACCAACCCGGCTTCGCCGACTCCCCCGTCCTCGACGGCGTCGCCCGCGTCGTCACCCGACCCGCCGTCATGGTCATCGACAAATCCGGCACCGCCTACGGCTTCAAAATCGAAAACGGCTACTTCTTCGACCGCTCCACAGGAACCTCATTCTTCCTCACCGCCACCACCTACACCAACCCCAACCAAACCCTCAACGACAACACCTACGGCTACCAGACCGCCAACGCCTTCATGACCGACCTCGGCGCCGCCATCGCAAAAAAACTCTGGATCGCCACCGAACGACAGTAA